The genomic window TTCTGAAACTCAGAACTTGCAGTGAATTACATCTGCTCCAGTTCAGGCGCTTTTGTGTTTCATTGTAGCTTCTGAAGACTAACGTGGCTGTTTTGCTAGTGCAGGGGTGCAATGTCTGTGCCCTGGGCACTCTGGGAAGAAGATGAAAGGGTGCAGTAGTAAGTGCTGATAATGTCTTGTACATGTAGAATTAGGACCAAATCTAACAGATTTTATGTAGTTAATTGTGTCTTAATGTTTCTTTGGTGTTTATGAGGACCTTGTCAGCAAGGTATTAGAGCATTATATTCTGTACTGACAGAGTTCATCTGTGTAGGACTGCAGAAGGACTCAAGAGGAAAGCTTACTTCCTACAACTTTGGCTGAGGGtttcagtatcacagaatcacagaaacattcaggttggaaaagaccctcaggatcaccaagtccaaccaagaacACTACAAgattcacctctaaaccatatccccaagcaccacatccaaaccacctttaaatacattcaggcttggtgactcaaccacctccccaggcagcacattccaatgcctgaccactctcgctgggaaaattattttcctaatgtccagtctaaacctacccaatcacagcttgaggccattccctcttcttctgtcactaatgacctgtgagaagagaccagcaccagcctctccacaacgtcctttcaggtagatgtagacagcaatgaggtctcccctcagcctcctctttttcacactaaccagccccagccctttcAGTCgatcttcatcagatttattatccaggcccttcacagcttcctcgccctcctctgcactggctccagcacctccacatctctcttatattgaggtgcccaaaactggacacaatactcaaggtgtggtctcaccagagctgagtacaaagggacaatcacctccctgctcctactgcacacagcacttctaatacaagccaggatactCTATATGTAGGCTATTGCTGATAAAACAAAATGCATTTACACAGGATTATTATTTCCTTAGCATTTAAAACTTGCTTTGTTTaattataaataaataagagcCTGGAACAAATATTGAGCCattgtttgtatttttgtttgtgaTGATTCCAGTAAGAATGTCCTTCTTTCCCATCATTGCACAGGTGCTAGATATCTCTAAACTACTTGATGAACTTTCACCTTTAAATTAAAGCCTGTTTCAATGTTGAACAAAACTGTACTAAtccatgtctttttttttcccctctcctgcccctcttttTTTGACCAGGATGGTACGAAACAGAAGCGAGAACGGAAGAAGACTGTGTCATTTAGCAGCATGCCAACTGAGAAGAAGATCAGCAGTGCGAGTGACTGTATCAATGCCATGGTTGAAGGCTCTGAGCTCAAAAAGATTCGCTCCAACTCCAGGGTGTATCACCGATACTTCCTTCTAGATGCAGATATGCAGTCTCTCCGCTGGGAGCCTTCGAAAAAGGATTCTGAGAAAGCAAAGATTGATATTAAATCAATCAAAGAAGTGAGAACAGGGAAAAATACAGATATTTTTCGCAGCAATGGAATATATGACCAGATCTCAGAAGACTGTGCGTTTTCAATTATATATGGAGAAAACTATGAGTCACTAGATCTTGTTGCTAACTCCGCAGACATTGCAAACGTTTGGGTTACTGGCTTAAGATACCTGATTTCTTATGGCAAACATACTCTAGACATGATAGAAAGTACTCAAGACAATATGCGGACTTCATGGCTTTCCCAAATGTTCAGTGAATCTGATGTAGAAAATTCAGGACATATACCCCTGTGTAATGCTGTACAGTTTATAAAGGACTTAAATCCCGGATTAAAAACTAACAAAATTGAACTGAAGTTCAAGGAGTTACATAGATCCAAGGAAAAAACTGATACCGAAGTCACAAAAGAGGAGTTTATCGAAGTGTTTCATGAGCTTTGCACCAGACCTGAAATCTATTTCTTGTTGGTTCAGTTCTCAAGCAATAAAGAGTTCCTAGACACCAAGGACCTCATGATGTTTTTAGAAGCAGAACAGGGTATGGCACACGTCACGGACGAAATAAGCCTCGGCATTATTCAGAAATACGAGCCAGCCAAAGAGggccaggagaagggctgccttTCTATAGACGGGTTCACAAACTACCTTACGTCACCGGACTGCCACATATTTGATCCGGAGCACAAGAAGGTTTGCCAAGACATGAAACAGCCTTTGTCTCATTATTTTATAAACTCATCCCATAACACGTACTTGATAGAGGATCAGTTTCGCGGGCCCTCGGACATCACCGGTTACATCCGCGCTCTCAAGATGGGCTGCCGGAGCGTGGAGCTGGACGTGTGGGACGGGCCGGATAACGAGCCGGTGATTTACACGGGGCACACGATGACCTCGCAGATCGTCTTCCGCAGCGTGATTGACATTATTAACAAGTACGCGTTTTTCGCTTCGGAGTACCCTCTCATTTTGTGCTTAGAAAACCATTGTTCTATTAAGCAGCAGAAAGTGATGGTGCAACACATGAAGAAAATTTTGGGGGACAAACTGCATACGCAGTCTCCGAACGTTGAAGAGTCTTATCTTCCATCCCCGGAATCACTGAAAGGGAAAATACTAATTAAAGCAAAGAAGCTTTCCTCTAATTGCTCTGGTCTAGAGGGGGACGTTACAGATGAAGATGAAGGAGCAGAAATGTCACAGAGGGTGGGGAAAGAGGGCCTCGAACAGCAAAACTCGATGACGGGGAAACGATTCCAGCTCTGCAAAGAGCTCTCTGAGTTGGTAAGCATATGTAAATCTGTTCAGTTCAAAGAATTTCAAGTTTCCTTTCAGCTCCAGAAGTACTGGGAAGTGTGCTCGTTCAACGAAGTGCTCGCTAGCAAATATGCCAATGAAAACCCAGGAGACTTCGTGAATTACAACAAGCGGTTCCTTGCGAGAGTTTTCCCCAGTCCTATGAGGATTGATTCCAGCAATATGAATCCCCAGGACTTTTGGAAGTGTGGTTGTCAGATCGTAGCAATGAACTTCCAAACCCCTGGCTTGATGATGGATCTTAACATTGGTTGGTTTCGACAAAATGGAAACTGTGGCTATGTCCTTCGCCCTGCCATCATGAGAGAGGAAGTGTCCTTCTTCAGTGCAAATACAAAAGACACTGTGCCTGGAGTGTCACCTCAGCTGCTTCATATTAAAATAATTAGCGGGCAAAATTTTCCTAAGCCCAAAGGATCTGGTGCCAAAGGTGACGTGGTGGATCCTTATGTCTACGTTGAAATACACGGAATCCCCGCTGACTGTGCAGAGCAAAGGACGAAAACTATGCATCAGAATGGAGATAATCCCATTTTTGATGAAAGCTTTGAATTTCAAATCAATTTGCCAGAACTAGCAATGGTGCGTTTCGTAGTCCTGGATGATGACTACATTGGGGATGAGTTTATCGGGCAGTACACGATTCCCTTTGAGTGTCTACAGACCGGTTATCGGCACGTTCCTCTGCAGTCTTTAACTGGTGAAATGTTAGCACATGCTTCCTTGTTTGTGCACGTGGCCATTACTAATCGGAGGGGTGGTGGGAAACCTCATAAGCGGggcctctctgtgaggaagggCAAGAAATCGAGGGAATATGCCTCTATGAGAACGTTATGGATTAAAACGGTAGACGAAGTGTTCAAGAATGCTCTCCAGCCCATTCGAGACGCCACGGATTTGAGAGAAAATATGCAGGTACAGTTTCTACAATGAGTTTGCTGGTtcttgtgtggtggttttgtatTATGATGTACATGGAATATATGTTTTTAAGGGTCTTGTTGCATTTGGAAGTTACGCTGTCGGAGtcttggtgctgagcagccttgaATACATGTTGCGTCAGAGCAGGCTTTGAGGTGAcgctgtgtggtgggttgaaattgccCCCCAACAGATTGGAGATTTGCCCCCCAAATAAATCATCAGAGTAGCTCAGAAGGTTTGGAAGCagaatgaagctatatttacataGCAGTTAAAAATCTAGCAATATAGAATGCAATGGATATGTGCaaaatgtatatacatatatttataaTTTAGAAATAACACAAAGACTCCCTTCAATTGTTTCCAGACCCCTCTGGACACTGCTCActacctcccctctccccctccttccatTTCCCAGTATCTCACAGACACATTCTACACCAGTGGAAGGCCAGGAAAGATATAAGGGAGCAATGCAAAAGCAGAAATCAGAGAGAAGcagtgaaaagagagagaaatttttTCACAGCTACCTTTTTTCCTCATTAGCAAATGAATGGAGTTATAGACATATCAATGGGTTTTCTTTGTACCCAATTGCCAATTTTAGTTACTTTTTATTCTCAGTTGTCAAGAAAGTTCCTGTTCTTCTTTACAGTTAGGATACTAAGCTAAGGATCTTAGCTTTAAACTATCACATACTGTGTTCACCTTTTGTTCAATGTGAACTGGAAACATAATTCCAGTGTCAGAACTCAAGCCTGTTGGCTCATCTGGCCTTTGAAAGGAAGTTAGGTAGACACTAGAGGAAATCATGGCAGCTGGTAGAAGAAGGAAGCTTTACTGCTTATTGGGAAAGGATGTTTAGTTCACTGaggttttgtgtgggtttttttttgttctcaaaCAGAAGGCAATACTTCCAGAAAGGCTGTTTGCTTTCCATGGTTGTTCTTAGCAATAATATCTTAGAGATAGATGGAGTTTGCAATAAGGTATTAGAATGGATCCTCTAAAAGGAATTACCTCACCTTTAAGGTCATGTGTAGTAAACATGTGGAATTTCAGAAAAAAGTATAGGCTGAGTTGCTTGTTTTTATGGGAGACAAAGAGATCTCACTGAAAATATGTGTAGTTTGGAGATTTCAATAAAGGTTCTGGGCAATTAAGCCCTTTTAGACATAGATTAAAGTGAGTTGTAAAGTTGTGTTTTATTTAGGAAAGCTTTTAACTATCATAAGCTTCTGATGGAATACAAGCAGGGATCGATACAAGAATTGTAATTTCAgatgaagtgtgcccaggtggccaagaagaccaatggcatcctggcctgcatcaggaatagtgtggccagcaggagcagggaaggcattctgccctgtactcagcacggttaggccacacctcgaatactgtgtccagttctgggcccctcaggttaggaaagatgttgacttgctggaaggtgtccagagaagggcaacaaagctggggaggggtctggagcacagccctgtgaggagaggctgagggagctggggttgcttggcctggagaagaggaggctcaggagagaccttattgctgtctaaaactacctgaagggaggttgtagccaggtgggggctggtctcttctctcaggcaacctgtgacagaacaagagggtgcagtctcaagctgtgccaggggaggtttggactggatgttagtaagaaattcttcccagaaagagagatttgccattggaatgggctgccaggggaggtggtggagtcaccatcactggaggtgtttaaaaagagactggatgagacacttagagccatggtttagttgattagatggtgttgggtaaggACTTgtggatctcaaaggtcttttccaacctggttaatttttttATTCTGTAAAGCCTCTTACTTTTTCCTGTTAACATTACATGAATGATTAAACTCCTTTACTTAGCCTGTAGTCAACCTATGGAAGACTAGAATTCTGTCATATAAAGGATACTGTATTTTAAGGCACCTTTCCAGGCAGAGGTGGACCTGTGATTTGAGGCAACAGTGAAAACACACACGTTTTGTAGCTGCTTTGCATTCTTTCCAAGCTGCAATATTTTCCAGAACTGGTACAACTGAAAACAGGCTCTGCAGCATGGTTTCTTTGAACATCAGATATCAAAAGGTATTTTAATGTCTTTGATTCTATCAGTTTGCAAGTCGTGCTATCAACTAAATTCATCATTATCTCTCAAAACACTATCAAGAAGATATTTTTGGCACATGAGGAAATACTACTTTTGCATAGCTTTGCTGACATTATATGGTGTGTGCTATTGAAACTCTGCTTGACTAAGGCTTATAGCTAATAAAAGTAAACAAACCACTCAAATACCAGATTTATGTTGGAGAATGGGAGATTTGTTTGATTTCTATATTGCTGAAATTTCATGTTACAAAAATTGTTATGTATTGTATTATAGAGAAATAATGCCCCTACAAGCCAGATTATAGAGAGCAAAGTTGTGgtttaaaaggaaacaaacaaaccaacaaaaaaaggtgGAAGTGAGTTTAATGGTTTCTCTAAATCCATGTACAAACAGCtagccttttttcttccttgttaggTACTGCATTACCATGATAAAAGCTGGTGTCGTAACTTGCTAAATACTGATCACTGGCAAAAGTGTAACAGGAGTGATGTTGCATGTTTAAATTGACTGACAGTATGGGGGATAATCTCTGGATATAGGGTTGGAACTCCAAAGAGGAGAGCTAAAGCCATAGTTCTGTCCTGCCTGCCATTAGTTGATGTATACACTCCCTGGCTCCTTGTTAACCTCTTTGTAAAATGATTGTTCATAATAGCTTACCTACTGTGTTTGTCTCAAACAGAATCTGTTTGAATGGACTTCTCAGTGCCTTTCATTGTGTCATTAAGGTGTAGTCCAGTTAATTACAGTAGTATGTGTTTCCTGAAGGTTTTCTAGATGCTGCTAAACATTTCCTTCAAGTATGCTGTGACTGTTGTAGATGTGATTTAGTGTTCACATAATTTTGCACGAATGTGCCAGATGTACATGATATGAAGTCTAGTTGGGCTATTTTGTCTAATAAAGGGACAGCAAAATAGTTCATATAAGATTCCTATTTGCATTTAGGTTGGCATTATGCCATTCTAAGCAATTTGCCCATGAATGAGGCTTACCATGCCAGCAAAGATGGAAAGTGGTTTtgattaaaaatgaaaacctgTGTCAAATACCCTGCCTGGGTAAGAAGTGAGAGAAAGGAGCACTGAGCACATTTGTAGCTTAAACACATTTGTTTTCGTTTTTGTTTCCTACAGGAACACAAACTCCAGACCTGCTCACTGATCACCAGCTCCCACTTGGTACAAAGTTCCTAAATTCTTTACAGGGCTGAGAATATTCCCATCATGGAATTTCAGTGGCTGCTTGGAGTCACATTGCATTATCTAACACTGGAAATTTTCTTCAAATTTCAATGCATGGTTTTATATTCTACCATACTGAACATAAAATACAACTACAATAAATTTTAGGGAAAGGTACAAAATCGTTATTCACATCGAAGTACCTTAAAAAATCACCTaagagtgattctgtgataggaaTGACATCAGTAGTGGAGTGCTGGGTTTGTGAATCACACCAAATGGGAGCCAGCAGATCCACAGCACGTCTGGACTGTAGTTCAGGTATGTTTAAAGTTACAAATGGGCTGaattcctcctttcccttcatTTCACTTTGCCTGTTTGGGACATTCAGCACCTAATGCTTTGTTTCTCTTACTGACATTTCAAAAGTCAGTTTGAAATGGCTTagactttaaaaaaatgtataacCACTATGGGTCAGGATTCATTGATATGTGTGGTTAAATTTGGAAGTGATAGAGAGCAGGCATACTCATCCCAAATTGATTTCCTGTGGCAGGTGTCGAATTGTTCACATTTTTTACCATGTTTTGGTTAAAATAAGTGCCTAATATTGGTTGCTTTGGAAAACTGGGAGCTCTTCAGGAAAAAGCTGTGGAAACCTCACGTTGTAGCTCAACTGTAGCAGTgaagtgttgtgtttttttttcctgaaagagtgagACATTAAAATTCATGTTTAACTGTAAAGGaaactctttctttcctttttacagaACGCAGTAGTTTCATTCAAAGAATTATGTGGCCTCTCTCCTGTAGCAAATCTTATGCAGTGCATCTTGGCAGTGTCTATGCGCTTGGTTGGGCCCGATAATACACCCTTGGTAGTACTGAATCTCAATGATCAGTATCCGACTATGGAGCTCCAAGGCATTGTTCCGGAGGTCTTGAAAAAGATCGTAACGGCGTATGACATGGTGAGTAGCCCTTTGTGGTTATTTTATATGCTGTTTGAAACACTGCCTTTTTagaataccttttttttttttaccatgtcTGTTTTGAAAGGTTGTTTTAATCTGTGGCTTCCTATTGCGTGCTTCATTGCATGTGCTTGAAAGTCATTCCCACGAATGCACAGCAACTGATAGCGTTTTCATATCAAGTGAAACAGAGAGGTTAATAGACTGCATGCAGAACCAAAGTGTACACTTCAGAAGGCAAAGTGGTTATAATCAAGAGGATTTAACGTGAAGAGGATGTATCAATTTACCTGTATTTATAAACCTCTTCCATTAATTTGTTGCTTACATTTTCCAGTTTATGGACCTTGATTTCTTTTGGATTTGACTCAAtgtagaacaaaaaaaaaaaggttgggaACTGCTTTTAGGAATTATAGTGCTTATTAAGCACCCTGAAGTGTTGAATTCTACAGgtgctttttcattttcctttgctgtatctTTCTTACAGATCTCATTTGATTAGGTATTTTTACCTCTCTAAGCAGCTGTAATGTTAGCTTCAGCCCCTATCCTTCAGTAAATATGTAAATTGTATCTTTAGAGACTGGAAATTaaacaggaaggaaggaagaactaATACACCAAGAAATACTGATTTACATATGCCTGGCATTAATTTAAAGTGTGCATAAAAGCCAAATATTTTGAGTGTGCTTTGCGATGTCCTCCTTCCACTGAAGTACTCTGGCACAGAGTAATTGagcatttgtttgtttatttatgtaATGATTGCTTTAATGTGACATATCACTTGGCAATAAGTAAACATCCCTAGTATAAATTTACATTGATTTTGTGTGCTACAATGAGAAGCCCCACCTGGCAGGATCAAGTCACTGTTTCAGAAACAGTCCTTGCAACTtgatggaagaaaaagaagaaaaagaaaaaaggaaaagcagcaagtaaCCCAGTTCCACATATATCTTCTACACTGCTTTCTAAAGAAGCTTTGGAGAAATGCTAGGACCAAAGGCCAAAAAGCACTCATTGGTAATTAGCAGTTTAGGTAGAGCTTGTGTACATCAGTGATGAAgtaaacagaacagaatttgATTGGGATGGTAGCAGTTACCAGAAAACATGGGCATGTCCTCTTAGAGTAGCTTATTGGATATGACTGTAACTGAAATGCAAACAAGCTTGGTTGTTGTGATTACACCTGTAACACCTATGAGGTGAAGTTCTGTCTTGTTGATGGAGCTGTTTCTGACAGTTCAGATGTGGTGATACTTCGTTCTTATCTATTGGAGCTATTGGAGTTAAAAATCTGTTTGTAGGTCTGGTTTAATGTTTGTGTTTGACTGTCAGTTGGAGGTAACTCGTAGCTCCAGAAAGCTTTGCAATCCAAGTTGGATTTGCTCTCTCACATATGATTTTTCCCCTTGCATCCTATAGTGTACACATGATTTGAACAATTGTGTGCTTTAAAGATCTGTACTCTCCCCTAAAGTATCAATGCTCAATTGCAATGAAAGGCAAagattcaaggtcaggctcaatggggctcagggcagcctgatctaatggaggatggccctgctcactgcagggtaaTTGGATGAGAtgattttggaggtcccttccaacccaaactgttctatgagaATGATTTgaggcctggaacacctctcctatggagacagactgagagagttggggctattcagtctggagaagagaaggctctgaagagaccttattgtggccttccttcttgtgggggaatggaacaaaactagaaatgggtagaatcagattggatgttaggaagattggatgttaggaagttcttccccatgaggggggtgagagactggaacaggttgcccagggaggtggtagaaacttcgtccctggaggtttttaaggccaggctggatgtggctctgagcaccctgatctagtgtgaggcatccctgcccattgcaggggcttggaactagatgatccttgtgatcccttccaactctaacaattctatgagtctatgattgtgATAGTGCTTCTAGCTCTAGATGATGTTGAAGACAAGTAAAAATTAGGATTCTTTTAATCAAATAGAACATGGAAATAATGAGATGTGTTTCCATGTGTGAAACTTGATCTTGCCAATACTCTGTTCAGTTTGAGAAAAGGTTTTAAACAATCGAAATCCGTAGGGTATGTTGGAAAAGGAAGTCAACCATGGGTGCCACACTTGGCAGCTTTTGTTTCTGACAGTGCATTGTGAGGCAGTAGGAGGCATCTATATCATATCAAAGGAGAAGGGATATGAAGCTATTTAGCTCTTATTTGCTCTAGTAGCAGACATTTAGAAGCGGATGCTATCATCAGTAGTGTTCTTTTTGTGTCGTTGTCGTGTAAATTACTATAGTCAGCCCTCAAAATGACACATTTTTATCTTGGGGATTGGTTTTGTCTTATGGATTTTTGTGACATGATTAATTAACAAGTGGGTGTAAAATTGTGCCGCATCTATAACGAAGAAAGAGATGTTGAAGTAATGATTATCTGCTTTTCTGCTACTTTAGGCCTGTGTAGAGGTAAAAATTTTGTAACTATGTTCTTCCATTGTGCCATGTACTGGAAGTATGAAATGAGGTTGATAACAGAGATTGTGTTAAATGTTCATTAAACAAACCTTGGGTAGTACCATGGATGCATAGGCTGTCATTACCTTGTGTGCATTCTCAATGTGGCACACACAGCACTATTCTCAAAGTACTACTGTTTCAGGGTTGTGATTTTTTCTGGCTGTTGTAGGGGTTCTTACTAGGCAGAAATGCTCTGCTTTTTATAAAATCAttataaacaggaaaaaaaaaggcaatattcAGCCAAGATTTTTAATTAGTCAGAATTTATTTACATCGTGAATGCTTAAAGGACTCATTGTTGCTAAGATCTTTACAGTGGGACAGTCAATCCACATTGAAGTCATTACAAAAGAGGGCAGTAGAAGACATGGAAAGGTGTCTTCAGCATAGCAGGGATGCATTTATTCTTTAAAGAAACAGTAAATAAGTTCATTAATGTATCACTAGTACTTGGGTCTTTTACATGTAAACAAACAGCAGATGCTGTTTAAAATTGTTAGTGTTTGCTACTACCTTAATAGAGAAGCTGCAAGTGATAAAGGCTAGTGCTATTCATAGGATAATACACTATATTTCTTTACTTTAATGAATAATGGGGTAATACACTCTATTTTTTACTTTAATGGATAATTTGCCACCAGTATTATTGGAGCCAGAAGTTTACCCAGGAAATAAAAGGATCTTTTATTCATGTTGCAGGAGCTGAGGTGTCTTTTCAGAATAATGGAAATAAATACAACTAGACATTTTTGAGAGAGAGACATTTAAGTTGTGTATTTTTTCTCTAGCTTCTCCATGCCCCTGAGTATTTTTCACCCTAACATCTTTTCACTGTTTaacaatgttttatttttccctcttgttcATGAACTTCAGCTTCCTTAATGTGATACTTCAGCATGCACTCTGTTGGTGTCATCACACCCATCACTGATCAGTGCTGCAGACTGAAGCTTGGAGTTAAGGCAAGTGCCTCTTCCACACCATTgcatgtttgttttctctttttttaatgtcttatAACCTTTAAGATAAGCAGTAAATAAACTTTCAAAAGTTATGCTatggcaacaacaacaacaacaacaaaatcttaAGTCTGCAGCATTATTCAGTGATGCGTATAAAAGCAATGCAAAGATATTGTACAAAGAGGATTGTGCAAATGGAGTCAGATATTGTTGAGAACTTGGCTGTCTGTCTACCCTTAGTGGAGGATGAAGTGTTCCATCTGGTGAGGGTAAGATCTTTCTGAACTTTGCAAGCAGGCTTTTACTTCCAAGGGGAAAACTAACACAGAAACGGCAGAGAGCTGTACTTGTGTGACAGAAGATTAAGTAATGCTGCTACAAAAATTAGGATTAAATGCTATTAAACCCTAATTAGATAGTGCTGTTAGATccatttttggtgtttttttccagtttctgagggtatgggtttgggtttttttcatgttgaGTTTGTATTGTAATTTAAAATGTCTGCAGACTACAGTATAGGAGAGGACTGTATTTGAGCCAAATCAAATGAAATTTTATATACACATTCTAGGCTTGAGAACCATGCTGTGTTTATTGGTGGTGTGGGTTGTGAGATGATGAAAATGAGAGGTAACAAAATGCAGCAAAGCTGGTAAACTGGAAAACACCACATGATTGGTAATTAGTAGCTGTATAGTAAGTTCAAGTCAGGTTTACCTTGGTGTTAGCTCATTTAAACTACTGACTCAATACAGCAGGTTGGATATGCAATCACATGGAAGTC from Dryobates pubescens isolate bDryPub1 chromosome 4, bDryPub1.pri, whole genome shotgun sequence includes these protein-coding regions:
- the PLCL2 gene encoding inactive phospholipase C-like protein 2 isoform X2, which codes for MAEFGSGGGTGGGGLPSSQGPVQGKVAFKAGDGEGGGGGGGGGGRSRFDSAGSRVSNGDCALAGAAEEPGSAPPASPESSSKEKGFSTSQQREGKPGIPRRSSIIKDGTKQKRERKKTVSFSSMPTEKKISSASDCINAMVEGSELKKIRSNSRVYHRYFLLDADMQSLRWEPSKKDSEKAKIDIKSIKEVRTGKNTDIFRSNGIYDQISEDCAFSIIYGENYESLDLVANSADIANVWVTGLRYLISYGKHTLDMIESTQDNMRTSWLSQMFSESDVENSGHIPLCNAVQFIKDLNPGLKTNKIELKFKELHRSKEKTDTEVTKEEFIEVFHELCTRPEIYFLLVQFSSNKEFLDTKDLMMFLEAEQGMAHVTDEISLGIIQKYEPAKEGQEKGCLSIDGFTNYLTSPDCHIFDPEHKKVCQDMKQPLSHYFINSSHNTYLIEDQFRGPSDITGYIRALKMGCRSVELDVWDGPDNEPVIYTGHTMTSQIVFRSVIDIINKYAFFASEYPLILCLENHCSIKQQKVMVQHMKKILGDKLHTQSPNVEESYLPSPESLKGKILIKAKKLSSNCSGLEGDVTDEDEGAEMSQRVGKEGLEQQNSMTGKRFQLCKELSELVSICKSVQFKEFQVSFQLQKYWEVCSFNEVLASKYANENPGDFVNYNKRFLARVFPSPMRIDSSNMNPQDFWKCGCQIVAMNFQTPGLMMDLNIGWFRQNGNCGYVLRPAIMREEVSFFSANTKDTVPGVSPQLLHIKIISGQNFPKPKGSGAKGDVVDPYVYVEIHGIPADCAEQRTKTMHQNGDNPIFDESFEFQINLPELAMVRFVVLDDDYIGDEFIGQYTIPFECLQTGYRHVPLQSLTGEMLAHASLFVHVAITNRRGGGKPHKRGLSVRKGKKSREYASMRTLWIKTVDEVFKNALQPIRDATDLRENMQNAVVSFKELCGLSPVANLMQCILAVSMRLVGPDNTPLVVLNLNDQYPTMELQGIVPEVLKKIVTAYDMLP
- the PLCL2 gene encoding inactive phospholipase C-like protein 2 isoform X1 translates to MAEFGSGGGTGGGGLPSSQGPVQGKVAFKAGDGEGGGGGGGGGGRSRFDSAGSRVSNGDCALAGAAEEPGSAPPASPESSSKEKGFSTSQQREGKPGIPRRSSIIKDGTKQKRERKKTVSFSSMPTEKKISSASDCINAMVEGSELKKIRSNSRVYHRYFLLDADMQSLRWEPSKKDSEKAKIDIKSIKEVRTGKNTDIFRSNGIYDQISEDCAFSIIYGENYESLDLVANSADIANVWVTGLRYLISYGKHTLDMIESTQDNMRTSWLSQMFSESDVENSGHIPLCNAVQFIKDLNPGLKTNKIELKFKELHRSKEKTDTEVTKEEFIEVFHELCTRPEIYFLLVQFSSNKEFLDTKDLMMFLEAEQGMAHVTDEISLGIIQKYEPAKEGQEKGCLSIDGFTNYLTSPDCHIFDPEHKKVCQDMKQPLSHYFINSSHNTYLIEDQFRGPSDITGYIRALKMGCRSVELDVWDGPDNEPVIYTGHTMTSQIVFRSVIDIINKYAFFASEYPLILCLENHCSIKQQKVMVQHMKKILGDKLHTQSPNVEESYLPSPESLKGKILIKAKKLSSNCSGLEGDVTDEDEGAEMSQRVGKEGLEQQNSMTGKRFQLCKELSELVSICKSVQFKEFQVSFQLQKYWEVCSFNEVLASKYANENPGDFVNYNKRFLARVFPSPMRIDSSNMNPQDFWKCGCQIVAMNFQTPGLMMDLNIGWFRQNGNCGYVLRPAIMREEVSFFSANTKDTVPGVSPQLLHIKIISGQNFPKPKGSGAKGDVVDPYVYVEIHGIPADCAEQRTKTMHQNGDNPIFDESFEFQINLPELAMVRFVVLDDDYIGDEFIGQYTIPFECLQTGYRHVPLQSLTGEMLAHASLFVHVAITNRRGGGKPHKRGLSVRKGKKSREYASMRTLWIKTVDEVFKNALQPIRDATDLRENMQNAVVSFKELCGLSPVANLMQCILAVSMRLVGPDNTPLVVLNLNDQYPTMELQGIVPEVLKKIVTAYDMMIQTIRTLVENTDSLYEKIVQCQKAAMEFHENLHNIGAREGLKERKLQKSVESFTWNITILKGQADLLKYAKNEALENLKQIHYATLSCGLNKPGTENAQISKPRRSLEVIPERAGDENGE